In Microbacterium lushaniae, the following are encoded in one genomic region:
- a CDS encoding glycoside hydrolase family 3 N-terminal domain-containing protein, translating into MTSAAPEARRTPHAQSWRDASADPAQRVEDLLASMTPAEKLAQLGSHWEDTRDASEIIAPMQDVLGRGRLPFETAAAAGIGHLTRVFGTTPVAARAGMQKVRAAQTFLREQTRLGIPAIVHEECLTGFTTLGATVYPIPMAWAATFDRGLVRGMARAIGEDMATVGVQQGLSPVLDVVTDYRWGRVEETLGEDPYVVATLATEYVSGMQEAGVIATLKHFAGHASSRGGRNHAPVSMGERELRDLVLPPFEMAVRAGGAGSVMNSYTETDRVPAAADRWLLTDVLRGEWGFEGTVVSDYWAIAFLKSKHGVAETMADAGRQALHAGMDVELPDTSAFRLLAEDDPDPERTRAEIDTAVRRVLRQKLELGLLDEGWMPPDPADHDLDSPRNRELARRLAEESIILLDNSAGALPLPDGLGRVAVVGPGASDPRVLMGAYSYPIHVLPRHPDLGLGIDAAPVAAALADALAGTDVIVEEGVPLVDPPAPGVLERAVAAARDSDVAVVVVGDRAGMFGKGTSGEGSDAPDLELPGHQGRLVDAVLDTGTPVVLVVVSGRPYALGRYVGRAAAIVQAFLPGVEGGGALARVLTGAVNPSGHLPVQIPRTGGAIPHTYLAPPLGQDGDRISNLSIAPAFSFGHGLSYTEFELGALALDAEQIDVAGSVRACTEVRNVGARDGSVVVQLYASDPVAQVTRPVAQLVGYARVELSAGAAAEVTFTLAADRFSFTGRDRRRIVEPGVIRLAAGLSLAATTAPVAVTVTGCTREVPAPVLDTPVHIVPLPTAAIHNVGNAS; encoded by the coding sequence GTGACCAGCGCCGCACCCGAAGCCCGTCGCACCCCGCACGCGCAGTCGTGGCGGGATGCATCCGCCGATCCCGCGCAGCGGGTCGAGGACCTGCTGGCGTCCATGACGCCGGCGGAGAAGCTGGCACAGCTCGGCAGCCACTGGGAGGACACCCGCGACGCCTCCGAGATCATCGCGCCGATGCAGGACGTGCTCGGCCGCGGCCGGCTGCCGTTCGAGACGGCGGCAGCCGCCGGCATCGGGCACCTCACGCGCGTGTTCGGCACGACGCCGGTCGCCGCCCGCGCCGGCATGCAGAAGGTGCGGGCGGCGCAGACCTTCCTCCGGGAGCAGACGCGCCTGGGCATCCCCGCGATCGTCCACGAGGAGTGCCTGACGGGCTTCACGACGCTCGGGGCGACGGTGTACCCGATTCCGATGGCGTGGGCGGCGACGTTCGACCGGGGCCTCGTGCGGGGCATGGCGCGTGCGATCGGCGAGGACATGGCAACGGTCGGTGTGCAGCAGGGTCTGTCGCCCGTGCTCGATGTGGTCACCGACTACCGGTGGGGGCGCGTGGAGGAGACCCTCGGCGAGGACCCGTACGTGGTCGCCACGCTCGCGACCGAATATGTCAGCGGGATGCAGGAGGCCGGTGTCATCGCGACGCTCAAGCACTTCGCCGGGCACGCGTCATCCCGCGGCGGCCGCAACCATGCGCCCGTCTCGATGGGGGAGCGGGAGCTCCGCGACCTCGTGCTGCCGCCGTTCGAGATGGCGGTGCGCGCGGGCGGGGCCGGAAGCGTCATGAACTCCTACACCGAGACCGATCGCGTGCCGGCCGCGGCCGACCGCTGGCTGCTCACCGACGTGCTGCGCGGCGAATGGGGGTTCGAGGGGACCGTCGTGTCGGACTACTGGGCGATCGCGTTCCTGAAGTCCAAGCACGGCGTCGCCGAGACGATGGCGGATGCGGGCCGGCAGGCGCTGCACGCGGGCATGGACGTCGAACTGCCCGACACGTCCGCGTTCCGTCTCCTCGCCGAGGACGATCCCGATCCCGAGCGCACGCGCGCCGAGATCGACACGGCCGTGCGGCGCGTGCTCCGCCAGAAGCTCGAACTCGGCCTCCTCGACGAGGGGTGGATGCCGCCGGACCCGGCCGATCACGACCTGGACAGCCCGCGCAACCGCGAGCTCGCGCGCCGGCTGGCGGAGGAGTCGATCATCCTCCTGGACAACTCCGCCGGCGCGCTGCCCCTGCCCGACGGCCTCGGCCGCGTCGCGGTGGTCGGCCCCGGCGCGAGCGATCCCCGCGTGCTGATGGGCGCGTACTCCTACCCGATCCACGTGCTCCCGCGCCATCCGGACCTGGGCCTCGGCATCGACGCCGCGCCGGTGGCCGCGGCGCTCGCCGACGCGCTCGCGGGCACGGACGTCATCGTCGAGGAGGGCGTCCCGCTCGTGGACCCGCCTGCCCCCGGCGTCCTCGAACGCGCGGTCGCGGCGGCGCGCGACAGCGACGTCGCGGTGGTCGTCGTCGGCGACCGGGCCGGCATGTTCGGCAAGGGAACGTCGGGCGAGGGATCGGATGCGCCGGATCTCGAGCTGCCCGGTCACCAGGGGCGGCTCGTGGATGCCGTGCTGGACACCGGTACGCCGGTCGTGCTCGTGGTGGTGTCGGGACGGCCGTATGCGCTGGGCCGCTACGTCGGGCGTGCCGCCGCGATCGTGCAGGCCTTCCTCCCCGGCGTGGAGGGAGGCGGCGCGCTCGCACGCGTGCTCACCGGCGCGGTGAATCCGTCCGGTCACCTCCCCGTGCAGATCCCTCGCACCGGTGGAGCGATCCCGCACACCTACCTCGCCCCGCCGCTCGGGCAGGACGGCGATCGCATCAGCAACCTGTCGATCGCCCCGGCGTTCTCCTTCGGGCACGGTCTGTCCTACACGGAGTTCGAGCTGGGGGCCCTCGCCCTCGACGCCGAGCAGATCGACGTCGCCGGATCGGTGCGCGCGTGCACCGAGGTCCGCAACGTCGGCGCGCGTGACGGATCGGTCGTCGTGCAGCTGTACGCATCCGACCCGGTCGCCCAGGTCACCCGCCCCGTCGCGCAGCTGGTGGGCTACGCCCGCGTCGAGCTGTCCGCCGGCGCCGCGGCCGAGGTGACCTTCACCCTGGCGGCAGACCGCTTCTCCTTCACCGGCCGCGACCGTCGCCGCATCGTCGAGCCCGGCGTGATCCGACTCGCCGCCGGACTGTCGCTGGCGGCGACGACCGCGCCGGTCGCCGTCACGGTGACCGGGTGCACGCGGGAGGTGCCGGCGCCCGTCCTGGACACGCCCGTGCACATCGTGCCGCTCCCAACGGCTGCGATTCACAACGTTGGAAACGCCTCTTGA
- a CDS encoding alpha/beta hydrolase-fold protein, producing MEITSESRPPSRFPRARRAVAVLTAAIVALTALAGAVPATAAEPWITVQDDGYLRIAVPNAAVEEAVGPVSQVVVEGNFGPSANWAQIGLQRSGANWTATYGPFTPGLYYYQITGDDSKVLKDASNPTTVASEPEWSTFFIPGESAALLADAPEEAGTIETLTYDSSVADEEREALVWVPPTYQPKGKKLPVLYLQHGGGQSYRDWVEVGRAEQILDNLWLSGRLEDMLVVMGNGNVPDFPAELMDNIVPAVEDAYHVSPSKKKRALAGLSMGGGQTFEVFREHPGEFSQIGTFGAGRFGDLDDIPVRKMNNRTDLFRVYVGNPTDVAHNDVYDSFQKFDELGLEYQFDGVNPDAGHNWNAWQENLIDFAPRLFTGQASDPAMSEGHTALTERFEPPAPGTTPTPWISEDGFVTFETTTEFADAEYVSVWANWAPGGSWLRVEMNKVGDRWRATVGPLESKFYHYRFIVDRQPVKDASNPTFVTSEPAWSTFLVPGEGARLLTDVPAGSGGDLAVMSYQSSVAGQERSAYVWTPPGYDAERPEPYPLFVLNHGGGQSWTDWVEVGRARQILDNLSLDGAIEPMVVVMPNGNVSDYPRELLENVVPVTEERYNVSGNLAKRALAGLSAGGARTVSVLKAHPGEFAYIGTFAAGFGGTAGVDVAAINAGTELFRLYTGDITDFTYGSVMGSLPVLDELGIEYEFNGVTPGPHGWDVWQKNLIDFAPRLFQSAPADTVRPEVALVSPATAGPFGALQVQVDASDLGGLERIVANVYQGGTLVKSTQTAMNGAERGTHAATVALPSGQYSVKYNAHDRAGNVSRTGTFAFTVDADAPTATVKDGADFTVGTPAGYDVVSYKLYDAGGIDKVVINGVEKDLTNNPWSDVNFLRPGTFGAVPGENTMIVHDAVGNTATFSFVLN from the coding sequence ATGGAGATCACATCCGAGAGCCGGCCGCCGAGCCGGTTCCCGCGCGCCAGACGCGCGGTCGCGGTGCTCACGGCGGCGATCGTCGCCCTCACCGCCCTCGCCGGCGCGGTGCCGGCCACGGCGGCCGAGCCGTGGATCACCGTGCAGGACGACGGGTACCTGCGGATCGCGGTGCCCAACGCCGCGGTCGAGGAGGCGGTCGGGCCGGTGTCGCAGGTGGTCGTGGAGGGCAACTTCGGTCCCTCCGCGAACTGGGCGCAGATCGGCCTGCAGCGCAGCGGCGCCAACTGGACGGCGACGTACGGGCCGTTCACGCCGGGGCTGTACTACTACCAGATCACCGGTGACGACAGCAAGGTGCTCAAGGATGCGAGCAACCCCACGACCGTGGCATCCGAGCCGGAGTGGAGCACGTTCTTCATCCCGGGCGAGTCCGCGGCTCTCCTCGCCGACGCGCCCGAGGAGGCCGGCACGATCGAGACGCTGACATACGACAGCTCGGTGGCGGACGAGGAGCGCGAGGCGCTCGTGTGGGTGCCTCCCACCTACCAGCCGAAGGGCAAGAAGCTGCCGGTGCTGTACCTCCAGCACGGTGGCGGTCAGAGCTACCGCGACTGGGTCGAAGTCGGTCGCGCCGAGCAGATCCTGGACAACCTGTGGCTGTCGGGCCGCCTCGAGGACATGCTCGTGGTGATGGGCAACGGCAACGTGCCCGATTTCCCGGCGGAGCTCATGGACAACATCGTCCCGGCCGTGGAAGACGCCTACCACGTCTCACCGTCCAAGAAGAAGCGAGCCCTCGCCGGCCTGTCGATGGGCGGCGGTCAGACCTTCGAGGTCTTCCGCGAGCACCCCGGCGAGTTCTCCCAGATCGGAACCTTCGGCGCCGGCCGGTTCGGCGACCTCGACGACATCCCGGTGCGGAAGATGAACAACCGCACCGACCTGTTCCGCGTGTACGTCGGCAACCCCACCGACGTGGCCCACAACGACGTCTACGACTCGTTCCAGAAGTTCGACGAGCTCGGCCTGGAGTACCAGTTCGACGGCGTCAACCCCGACGCCGGCCACAACTGGAACGCGTGGCAGGAGAACCTCATCGACTTCGCGCCGCGGCTGTTCACCGGCCAGGCGAGCGACCCGGCGATGAGCGAGGGCCACACCGCCCTCACCGAGCGGTTCGAGCCGCCCGCTCCCGGCACCACACCCACCCCGTGGATCTCCGAGGACGGCTTCGTCACCTTCGAGACGACGACCGAGTTCGCCGACGCCGAGTACGTCTCGGTCTGGGCGAACTGGGCCCCCGGCGGCAGCTGGCTGCGCGTGGAGATGAACAAGGTCGGCGACCGGTGGCGTGCCACCGTGGGGCCGCTGGAGTCGAAGTTCTACCATTACCGCTTCATCGTCGATCGGCAGCCGGTGAAGGACGCGTCCAACCCGACCTTCGTCACGAGCGAGCCGGCGTGGAGCACGTTCCTCGTCCCCGGTGAAGGGGCACGCCTCCTCACCGACGTGCCGGCCGGCTCCGGCGGCGACCTCGCCGTGATGTCGTACCAGAGCTCGGTGGCCGGTCAGGAGCGCAGCGCGTACGTGTGGACGCCACCCGGATACGACGCCGAGCGTCCGGAGCCGTACCCGCTGTTCGTGCTGAACCACGGCGGCGGACAGAGCTGGACGGACTGGGTCGAGGTGGGGCGCGCGCGTCAGATCCTCGACAACCTCTCCCTCGACGGCGCGATCGAGCCGATGGTCGTGGTCATGCCCAACGGCAACGTCAGCGACTACCCGAGGGAGCTCCTGGAGAACGTCGTGCCCGTCACCGAAGAGCGCTACAACGTCAGCGGCAATCTGGCCAAGCGCGCCCTCGCGGGGCTCTCGGCCGGGGGAGCGCGCACGGTGTCGGTGCTCAAGGCGCACCCGGGCGAGTTCGCCTACATCGGCACATTCGCGGCCGGGTTCGGCGGCACCGCGGGCGTGGACGTGGCGGCCATCAACGCCGGCACCGAGTTGTTCCGCCTGTACACCGGCGACATCACCGACTTCACGTACGGTTCGGTGATGGGTTCGCTCCCCGTGCTCGACGAGCTCGGGATCGAGTACGAGTTCAACGGTGTGACGCCCGGACCGCACGGGTGGGACGTCTGGCAGAAGAACCTGATCGATTTCGCCCCGCGGCTGTTCCAGAGCGCCCCGGCCGACACGGTCCGCCCCGAGGTGGCTCTGGTGTCACCGGCGACCGCGGGACCTTTCGGAGCGCTGCAGGTCCAGGTCGACGCATCCGATCTGGGCGGGCTCGAGCGCATCGTCGCGAACGTGTATCAGGGTGGCACGCTGGTCAAGAGCACGCAGACCGCGATGAACGGCGCCGAGCGCGGCACCCACGCCGCGACGGTCGCGCTGCCCTCGGGCCAGTACTCGGTGAAGTACAACGCGCACGACCGTGCGGGCAACGTCTCGCGCACGGGCACCTTCGCGTTCACCGTCGACGCGGACGCGCCGACGGCGACGGTGAAGGACGGGGCGGACTTCACCGTCGGCACCCCGGCCGGGTACGACGTCGTCAGCTACAAGCTGTACGACGCCGGCGGCATCGACAAGGTGGTGATCAACGGGGTCGAGAAGGACCTCACGAACAACCCGTGGTCCGATGTCAACTTCCTCCGTCCCGGTACCTTCGGGGCCGTGCCGGGGGAGAACACGATGATCGTGCACGACGCGGTGGGAAACACCGCGACGTTCTCGTTCGTCCTGAACTGA
- a CDS encoding glycoside hydrolase family 3 N-terminal domain-containing protein — translation MTSGPSARVRALLADMTLEEKSAQLVGYWVDQGGEVVAPLADEMVTSTKYADATVHGLGHLTRVYGTRPVEPVERARWLWEEQRRLRTQTRLGIPAIVHEECLTGLAAWKAATFPTPLAWGAAFDPDLVQEMAESIGDSMRELGIHQGLAPVLDVIRDPRWGRVDECIAEDPYVVGTIGTAYVRGLQNAGIHATLKHFVGYSASQAARNHAPVHAGPREIADVLVPPFEMALRDGGARSVMNSYAEIDGDPVAASPAYLDDLLRDELGFDGVVVSDYFSVAFLHSTHAVAADLGEAAELALRAGIDVELPTGDAYAQPLLARVREGVADEALLDAAVLRVLTQKEELGLLDESFTEPPSSVDLDSPRHRDIARRLAGESVILLANDATLPLPRATVRRVAVIGPNADSSEALMGCYSFANHVLAHHPDVELGIAIPTVLDALRGEFPDAAVDAVRGCDVEGDDGAGIPAAVAAAAEAEVAIVVVGDRAGLFGRGTVGEGNDVEDLELPGRQRELVEAVAATGTPVVLVVVSGRPYALEWALTGPHPVGALVQTFFPGEEGADAVAAVLSGRVNPSGRLPVSLPRSAGAQPYTYLHPPLGGPSGITSADPTPALPFGHGLSYTTFEHVGLEVTPTADAGEVFTAAVTVRNTGAVAGADVVQLYGHDVYGSITRPVAQLLAYQRVWLEPGEAREVTFTVPSARLAFTDRSGRRIVEPGRVDVWVGPSCANREVESAVQITGEVHRVSRADARMATSVVGPALQAVAADGAALAPSRG, via the coding sequence ATGACATCGGGGCCTTCGGCGCGCGTGCGCGCGCTGCTGGCCGACATGACCCTCGAGGAGAAGTCGGCGCAGCTGGTCGGCTACTGGGTCGATCAGGGCGGAGAGGTCGTCGCCCCGCTCGCGGACGAGATGGTCACCTCGACCAAGTACGCCGACGCCACCGTGCACGGCCTCGGGCATCTCACCCGCGTGTACGGCACGCGGCCGGTCGAGCCGGTCGAGCGCGCGCGCTGGCTGTGGGAGGAGCAGCGCCGGCTGCGGACGCAGACGCGCCTGGGCATCCCTGCCATCGTCCATGAGGAGTGCCTCACCGGCCTCGCCGCATGGAAGGCGGCGACCTTCCCCACCCCGCTCGCGTGGGGCGCCGCCTTCGACCCCGACCTCGTGCAGGAGATGGCGGAGAGCATCGGCGACTCCATGCGAGAGCTCGGCATCCACCAGGGCCTCGCCCCGGTGCTCGATGTCATCCGCGACCCGCGATGGGGCCGCGTGGACGAATGCATCGCGGAGGATCCGTACGTGGTCGGCACGATCGGCACCGCGTACGTGCGCGGGCTCCAGAACGCCGGCATCCACGCCACCCTCAAGCACTTCGTCGGGTACTCCGCCTCGCAGGCCGCGCGCAACCACGCCCCCGTCCACGCCGGGCCGAGGGAGATCGCCGACGTGCTCGTGCCCCCCTTCGAGATGGCGCTGCGCGACGGCGGGGCGCGGTCGGTGATGAACTCGTATGCCGAGATCGACGGCGACCCGGTCGCGGCCAGCCCCGCGTACCTGGACGACCTGCTCCGTGACGAGCTCGGATTCGACGGGGTGGTCGTCTCGGACTACTTCTCCGTCGCGTTCCTGCACTCCACGCACGCGGTCGCCGCCGACCTGGGCGAGGCCGCCGAGCTCGCCCTGCGCGCGGGCATCGACGTCGAGCTGCCCACCGGCGACGCGTACGCCCAGCCGCTGCTCGCGCGCGTGCGGGAGGGCGTCGCCGACGAGGCGCTGCTGGACGCCGCGGTCCTGCGCGTGCTGACGCAGAAGGAGGAGCTCGGCCTGCTCGACGAGTCGTTCACCGAACCTCCGTCGTCGGTCGACCTCGACTCGCCGCGGCACCGCGACATCGCGCGGCGCCTGGCGGGCGAATCGGTGATCCTGCTGGCCAACGACGCCACCCTGCCGCTGCCGCGCGCGACCGTGCGGCGCGTCGCGGTGATCGGCCCCAACGCCGACTCTTCCGAGGCGCTCATGGGCTGCTACTCGTTCGCGAACCACGTGCTCGCGCACCATCCCGACGTCGAACTCGGCATCGCCATCCCCACGGTGCTGGACGCCCTCCGCGGCGAATTCCCCGACGCGGCGGTGGACGCCGTCCGCGGGTGCGACGTCGAGGGCGACGACGGGGCGGGCATCCCCGCCGCAGTGGCCGCCGCGGCGGAGGCGGAGGTGGCGATCGTCGTCGTCGGCGATCGCGCGGGCCTGTTCGGTCGCGGCACGGTCGGCGAGGGCAACGACGTCGAGGACCTCGAGCTGCCCGGCCGGCAGCGCGAACTCGTCGAGGCGGTCGCCGCGACGGGCACGCCCGTCGTGCTCGTGGTCGTCTCCGGACGCCCGTACGCGCTGGAGTGGGCCCTGACCGGCCCGCACCCGGTGGGCGCCCTGGTGCAGACCTTCTTCCCCGGCGAGGAGGGGGCGGATGCGGTGGCCGCGGTGCTCTCCGGCCGCGTGAACCCGTCCGGCCGGCTCCCCGTGTCGCTGCCCCGCTCCGCAGGCGCCCAGCCCTACACGTATCTGCACCCTCCGCTGGGCGGACCCAGCGGCATCACGAGCGCCGACCCCACGCCGGCGCTGCCGTTCGGGCATGGGCTCAGCTACACCACTTTCGAACACGTCGGACTGGAGGTGACGCCCACGGCGGACGCAGGCGAGGTCTTCACCGCCGCCGTGACCGTGCGCAACACCGGCGCGGTCGCCGGGGCGGATGTCGTGCAGCTGTACGGCCACGACGTGTACGGCAGCATCACGCGGCCCGTCGCCCAGCTGCTGGCGTACCAGCGCGTGTGGCTGGAGCCGGGAGAGGCCAGGGAGGTCACCTTCACGGTGCCCAGCGCCCGACTGGCGTTCACCGACCGCTCCGGGCGCCGCATCGTCGAGCCCGGCCGCGTCGATGTGTGGGTCGGGCCGTCGTGCGCGAATCGCGAGGTCGAGTCCGCCGTGCAGATCACCGGCGAGGTCCACCGCGTCTCCCGGGCGGATGCCCGGATGGCGACGTCGGTCGTGGGGCCGGCTCTGCAGGCTGTGGCGGCGGACGGCGCCGCGCTGGCCCCCTCCCGCGGCTGA
- a CDS encoding carbohydrate ABC transporter permease yields the protein MSTMAITTRRAKPLSRTRQRLPWGPPAVYFVALAIIALMLGPVIYIIIGGFRTNSQITLEPAGFPAPWNFENYLGVITSGQFWTQVGNSTIVALATTIGAVALGLMASYVIARYSFRGRGALYALFASGLMFPITVAITPLYIVVRSLGLMNTLPGIILPQIAFALPTTVIILVPFLRAIPDEIQEAAYIDGCGRLAFFWRMVLPLAVPGVITVGILAFIGSWNAYLLPLFILNNEEAFTLPLGVQAFSSQYSVDTARVLAFTSLSMLPALVFFSLFERRIVGGLTGAVKG from the coding sequence ATGAGCACCATGGCCATCACCACCCGGCGCGCGAAACCCCTCTCGCGCACGCGCCAGCGCCTCCCGTGGGGACCGCCGGCGGTCTACTTCGTCGCGCTCGCGATCATCGCGCTGATGCTCGGACCCGTCATCTACATCATCATCGGCGGGTTCCGCACGAACTCGCAGATCACCCTCGAGCCGGCGGGCTTCCCCGCGCCGTGGAATTTCGAGAACTACCTCGGCGTCATCACGAGCGGGCAGTTCTGGACACAGGTGGGCAACTCCACGATCGTGGCCCTCGCCACCACGATCGGCGCTGTCGCCCTGGGTCTCATGGCCAGCTACGTGATCGCGCGCTACAGCTTCCGGGGCCGTGGCGCCCTGTACGCCCTGTTCGCCTCGGGGCTGATGTTCCCCATCACCGTGGCGATCACGCCGCTGTACATCGTGGTGCGCAGCCTCGGCCTGATGAACACGCTGCCGGGCATCATCCTGCCCCAGATCGCGTTCGCGCTGCCGACGACGGTGATCATCCTGGTGCCCTTCCTGCGGGCGATCCCCGATGAGATCCAGGAGGCCGCCTACATCGACGGATGCGGCCGCCTGGCCTTCTTCTGGCGTATGGTCCTGCCGCTCGCGGTGCCGGGCGTCATCACGGTGGGCATCCTCGCCTTCATCGGGAGCTGGAACGCCTACCTGCTGCCGCTGTTCATCCTCAACAACGAAGAAGCCTTCACCCTGCCGCTGGGCGTGCAGGCGTTCTCGTCGCAGTACTCCGTGGACACCGCACGCGTGCTCGCGTTCACGTCGCTGTCCATGCTCCCCGCGCTGGTGTTCTTCAGCCTGTTCGAGCGTCGGATCGTCGGCGGTCTCACCGGCGCGGTGAAGGGCTGA
- a CDS encoding carbohydrate ABC transporter permease, protein MSIREMSSTGDSDLAQHDGGGVTPPPSVPRDPRRPRGLGWAGRLEVLIMVGPAVLFFVGFVILPVIMAAYYGFFRWSGFGPATDFVGLQNYIVIFTDPNFQAALLHNGFIVVMSLVLQGPLAILLALLLNRRMRGQSVIRVLIFVPYVIAEVVVGTGFSLLLATNGAANGALENLGLGFLRADWLSDPSIAIWTLMAILTWKYIGFAVILFLAGLQGIPEELYEAAAIDGASYWQIQRRITLPLLAPTLRIWAFLSIIGALQLFDLVYIIWGQYVSSVAGTNTMAIYMVATGRNSGNFGYGNAVAVVIFVISMIVALIYQRSILRRDTAGAITERGAG, encoded by the coding sequence ATGTCCATCCGCGAGATGTCCTCCACGGGCGATTCCGATCTCGCGCAGCACGACGGGGGCGGCGTCACGCCGCCCCCGTCCGTGCCGCGGGATCCCCGCCGCCCCCGCGGCCTCGGCTGGGCCGGGCGCCTCGAGGTGCTGATCATGGTCGGGCCCGCCGTCCTCTTCTTCGTCGGCTTCGTGATCCTGCCCGTGATCATGGCCGCGTACTACGGGTTCTTCCGCTGGTCCGGGTTCGGCCCGGCGACCGACTTCGTCGGCCTGCAGAACTACATCGTCATCTTCACCGACCCCAACTTCCAGGCAGCGCTGCTGCACAACGGCTTCATCGTCGTGATGTCACTCGTGCTGCAGGGCCCGCTCGCGATCCTGCTCGCACTCCTGCTGAACCGACGGATGCGGGGGCAGTCCGTCATCCGCGTGCTGATCTTCGTCCCCTACGTCATCGCCGAGGTCGTCGTGGGAACCGGCTTCAGCCTGCTGCTGGCCACCAACGGCGCCGCCAACGGCGCGCTGGAGAACCTGGGCCTCGGATTCCTCCGCGCCGACTGGCTCTCCGATCCCTCGATCGCGATCTGGACGCTCATGGCGATCCTGACGTGGAAGTACATCGGCTTCGCCGTCATCCTGTTCCTCGCGGGGCTCCAGGGGATCCCCGAAGAGCTGTACGAGGCCGCCGCCATCGACGGCGCGTCGTACTGGCAGATCCAGCGGCGCATCACGCTGCCGCTGCTGGCGCCGACCCTGCGCATCTGGGCGTTCCTGTCCATCATCGGGGCGCTGCAGCTGTTCGACCTCGTCTACATCATCTGGGGGCAGTACGTCTCCTCCGTCGCGGGCACGAACACGATGGCCATCTACATGGTGGCCACGGGCCGCAACTCCGGGAACTTCGGGTACGGCAACGCCGTGGCCGTCGTGATCTTCGTCATCTCGATGATCGTCGCGCTCATCTACCAGCGCTCCATCCTGCGCCGCGACACCGCCGGCGCGATCACAGAGAGGGGTGCGGGATGA
- a CDS encoding ABC transporter substrate-binding protein translates to MRTKRFTAGAVALAAGALVLSACSGGGGGGSDSGDGAVEMTLWQNSTTGPGQQFWKDAIAAFEDENPNVTIKMQSVQNEDMDGKLQTALNAGDPPDIFLQRGGGKMAAMVDAGQLMDLTDVIDDNLKEEISQVAFDAETYEDKIWAMPLSVLPGGFFYSQDAFDAAGITENPTTVDELKAAAEELKTTGIAPVALGAKAAWPAAHWYYFFALRECSSEVIEETSETKDFSDECWMKAAEDLEDFASIDPFNEGFLTTEPQQGANSSAGLIANRQAAMELMGAWNPGVIASLTPDEKPLPDLAWFPFPEVEGGEGEPGSLMGGLDGYSCAAQAPEECADFLNFVASAEQQTKYYEAFQSPPVNSVAQEAVTEPYLIGILEAYNEAPFVSQWLDTVLGQNVGNALNVAVVDMLAGNSSPEQFIQTVNTAGAQG, encoded by the coding sequence ATGAGAACCAAGCGATTCACAGCGGGGGCGGTGGCGCTCGCGGCAGGTGCGCTCGTCCTGAGCGCGTGTTCGGGTGGAGGCGGAGGCGGCTCCGACTCGGGCGACGGCGCGGTCGAGATGACGCTGTGGCAGAACTCCACGACCGGCCCCGGCCAGCAGTTCTGGAAAGACGCCATCGCGGCGTTCGAGGACGAGAACCCGAACGTCACGATCAAGATGCAGTCCGTCCAGAACGAGGACATGGACGGCAAGCTGCAGACCGCGCTGAACGCCGGCGACCCGCCCGACATCTTCCTCCAGCGCGGCGGCGGCAAGATGGCGGCGATGGTCGACGCGGGCCAGCTGATGGACCTGACCGACGTGATCGACGACAACCTCAAGGAGGAGATCTCCCAGGTGGCGTTCGACGCCGAGACGTACGAGGACAAGATCTGGGCCATGCCCCTCTCGGTGCTGCCCGGCGGGTTCTTCTACAGCCAGGACGCGTTCGACGCCGCCGGCATCACGGAGAACCCCACCACGGTCGACGAGCTGAAGGCCGCGGCGGAGGAGCTGAAGACCACCGGCATCGCCCCCGTCGCACTGGGCGCCAAGGCGGCATGGCCGGCCGCGCACTGGTACTACTTCTTCGCGCTGCGCGAGTGCAGCTCCGAGGTCATCGAGGAGACCAGCGAGACCAAGGACTTCAGCGACGAGTGCTGGATGAAGGCCGCCGAAGACCTCGAGGACTTCGCATCCATCGACCCGTTCAACGAGGGATTCCTCACCACGGAGCCGCAGCAGGGCGCCAACAGCTCGGCCGGGCTCATCGCCAACCGTCAGGCCGCGATGGAGCTCATGGGCGCCTGGAACCCCGGCGTGATCGCGTCCCTGACCCCCGACGAGAAGCCGCTGCCCGACCTGGCGTGGTTCCCGTTCCCCGAGGTCGAGGGCGGCGAGGGCGAGCCCGGTTCGCTCATGGGCGGCCTCGACGGCTACTCGTGCGCCGCACAGGCTCCTGAGGAGTGCGCCGACTTCCTCAACTTCGTCGCCAGCGCCGAGCAGCAGACGAAGTACTACGAGGCATTCCAGTCGCCGCCGGTGAACTCCGTCGCGCAGGAGGCGGTCACCGAGCCGTACCTGATCGGGATCCTCGAGGCCTACAACGAGGCGCCGTTCGTGTCCCAGTGGCTCGACACGGTGCTCGGCCAGAACGTCGGCAACGCGCTGAACGTGGCCGTCGTGGACATGCTGGCGGGCAACAGCTCGCCCGAGCAGTTCATCCAGACCGTCAACACGGCGGGTGCGCAGGGCTGA